One window of the Candidozyma auris chromosome 6, complete sequence genome contains the following:
- the AYR1 gene encoding acylglycerone-phosphate reductase, with product MNRQRTALVTGASSGIGYATALEFQKRGYKTFACARRLEPMADLEREGVTVFQLDVSDLESVRRAKRYLQEATNGYLDVLFNNAGQSCTFPALDVTDDQFTQCFQVNVFGPIRMTRELAPLLINARGVVGFTGSVSGIVPFPFSSVYSSTKSAIHQFAACLRLELKPFGVKVINIITGGVKTNIQDTRPLPETSLYNVPGIKESMDERRAMAAKNNPMDPKTYAFKVVNDFENASLDGRLNYYRGHMATILTWIMLCCPRYLVERSLVRKFRLTNIFAYLKERYLKHKIE from the coding sequence ATGAATCGTCAAAGAACAGCACTTGTCACGGGCGCGTCATCGGGAATAGGATATGCCACTGCTCTTgaatttcaaaaaagaggGTACAAAACATTTGCATGTGCAAGACGGCTCGAACCAATGGCAGATCTCGAGAGAGAGGGGGTTACCGTATTTCAATTGGACGTGTCAGACTTAGAGAGTGTTAGAAGAGCCAAGAGGTATTTGCAAGAAGCAACAAATGGCTATTTAGATGTGCTATTCAATAACGCTGGACAATCGTGTACATTCCCTGCCCTTGATGTGACAGATGATCAATTTACTCAGTGTTTTCAAGTGAACGTTTTTGGTCCAATAAGAATGACAAGAGAGCTTGCTCCGCTTCTTATCAATGCAAGAGGAGTGGTGGGCTTCACAGGTTCGGTGAGTGGAATAGTGCcatttcctttttcatctGTATACTCGTCGACCAAAAGCGCAATTCATCAATTTGCCGCTTGTCTCCGACTCGAATTGAAGCCCTTCGGTGTGAAGGTTATCAACATCATTACTGGTGGGGTGAAGACCAATATTCAAGACACGAGGCCATTACCGGAGACCTCCCTCTATAACGTGCCAGGGATCAAAGAGTCGATGGATGAAAGACGggcaatggctgcgaagaATAATCCCATGGATCCTAAAACTTATGCCTTCAAAGTTGTTAATGACTTCGAGAATGCTTCGCTTGATGGCAGGCTCAATTATTATAGAGGTCACATGGCCACGATATTAACATGGATAATGTTGTGCTGTCCTAGATATTTGGTTGAGCGTAGTTTGGTAAGAAAATTTCGCTTGACCAACATATTTGCCTACCTAAAAGAAAGATATTTGAAGCACAAAATCGAATAG